A segment of the Populus nigra chromosome 12, ddPopNigr1.1, whole genome shotgun sequence genome:
GAGAAACACGAACAAAACCAACTAGTCACAAGAACAAAATGTCATTCTGCAGCTCTCGAGAACAAAGATGCGCAGAAGCAATGAAACAAAGAAATCCATGTCAAGGAAACAAAGAAAGTCATAGGAACCGTGTATAAATAAAGAATGACAAGATGCGGGAACAAAGATGTCAAGGAAGGAATAACAAGTCACAAGAGCTTCTCTACAAACAAAAGCTGTAAGTCTTTCTTTTCACCACTCTCCTTCTAACACTTGAATGACAAGTTAAGCTGTAAAGTGTTACTATGCGTTACCTGAATTTCTTGTTTTAGAAGTCTTCAATGTGATACTTATAGAGTACCTTGTTTCGCATGTTATCACCTTATGTCAACAATTCATTTTATTGGTGAGCTACATGGTCAGTAAAGCAAGTGTTCTTCATTATTAATTTCTCCTACCAGTAGAGTGCACAGAAAACATGCAGCCCTAACATGAAACAAAATAAGGTCCCAATTTATATCCCCCCGGTCGACTTCGTAACAACAGCCGAAACTTTATGCAAAATgcccacaaaaaataatatgatattttattagagaataatataaatcatggaATCTATTATGGAACCTAGCttatttaataacttaagtttttaggctgagatgatttttttaacatgttatcataatcttaatgattaagcggtcacgagttcaaatatcatcatctttatttatttaataaaaattaagcacaagataatatagatatgtataagtttcaagctcaaaaggttttaatttgagggagtatgttagagaataatatagaatatatcttaaaattttatttaataacttaaactattgggttgtAATGGTTAATGATAAGCATGACGAACATGGACACAAAACATAGAAAAGAACTGCCCTGAAAACCAAATATGAAAGATAGATAAACAAGacaaaagagggaaaaagaaaaatcaaaatgattgcCAGCATGATGAGCCAGCTGAGAGCACTGATCAATTTGCAACGTAATTAGTCTCATAGAGAGGAAAGCAAAACCATTTAATATGAGGCCAGAAAGTCCTGTCAGCAGAATTTAACCATTTAATATGGTCTAAGAATTCGGAAGCATTTTTCACATCTCAAAATCTGGTTTGGACATGCAACAAGCAGTGTCCATTACTTTCAAGAAAGATTGGAGCTTTCATCAGATCCCTTtgttgtttcaataaaaaatcgaCCAAGACGCTCTGATGCCTTGTTTACCTGCGTTACACGAATAAAATGTTGTTTGCTTATGGTGATATAGCTCTGAGTTGACTATGATTTTTAGAATGTTCTAACATAATAATTTCATGACATCTTTTCAAACCTGTTCATTCCAATCAATCTTCCATGTAAGGTAGGATAGCACAAGTGTTTGGACTACGACTCCACTCAACAATCCAATCCACAAACCCTGTATTTGTAGAGAAGAAACTATTGGTGAATAAAAATGCTTcttttataaagttcaattttaaCTAGATCCACTCACTCGGCCGATTAGCAAAGAGTGAATGGTCAAATACTAGACAATCAAATTCATGGCTTTAGCTTGATTCTCCATTCATAATTTGAATGTTAAGCAGTAGCTATCTTATTATATCTTGACAATATTGTTCTTACGTACCGTGACCTGAAGATGTGCTACATATCCAAGCAGAATTCCTATCGGCAACCCAATAGCATAATAGCTCCCCAAGTTGACATATGCAACCATACTTTGCACACCAGCACCTACAGCTACACCTGGAGAGGGAATTTAAATGGTTAAGATTTACATTACCACATGTGCGCGTGCCCTTTTATATGTATGTATTGCTGGAAACACCAGCACTTGACTTACTTTTGTCATTGTGAGCGATCGATCGTataattgcataaaataaattctaagaTACATAGAATTAAAGCTATGCAAAAAGTTAATGGACCAGAAAATGTTCATATAGTATTTGCATATAATAATAGAATTAGAATGAAATACTTGCCTGTGAGTACTGGATAAATACTATTCAACAGCATTGAGAATGCTAGTAGAACATGAAGCCTGGACACAGATTCTGCTATTTCCTCACTACTCGTAAACATGTATGAAATTTCCCGACTAAAGACCATGCACAAAACCCAGAAGATAATTCCGATAATTATCGAAGTACCAAGGGCAACCTTGATAGAAAATTTTGCAGCTTTGGCATTGCCCATTCCCAATTCATTTGATATGCGCACACTGTACGAAATGCACATACATGACATTTTATAAAAGAGATCGCTAGCTTCAGAAACAGAGATATAGAGAGGCAAAACTGAACCGAGTAGCATATCTAATGGTTAAAGCAAATACCATGAAGAACCTAAAAACCCAAGGCAGACCATGAATTCCCATCCATTGATGTTGAGGCTGCAACAAGAAATTACCATAAATCATCTTCTTTTCAACAGTTAGAACTATATAGTGCCGAGCAACTGTATTGAGATTTGCATAACAAATTCTTACCAAATGGAGAAAGCAGATATTGCAATAGTTGCATTCTTCATATATCCAGCTAACACGACAAGAATAGAGGAGTACCATAATTCTAAGCTGTAAGGTTATAGCAAACACAATTAGAAAGCAAGTGGTGGCTATCGAAATCAATGAACCATAAAGCATTAGTAATCTTAAAATGATGCGAGAAATGGAATAAAAAGACTAAATGGTCAAAATTGGAACTTGCCAAATCATGACTCCGGAGGATATTGAGAGCTTTATTAGAGGTAACATATCAGCAAATGCAGCTTTAGTAAAACCTTTCCATGTATTAGGACACCAACCTCCAAAGATGTACACAAACTCTCCAATAACGAGCAACCAAGATGATATGATGAATGAACTCATGGCACCAGCAAGACCAAAACCAAGTTTGATCACAAATAACCAGGACAAAAGCACATGAAGCAGAAAGGAGGAAGCAGAAAACCACCCGacaatcttgtttttttgttgtgcttgcAAGTACATTTGGATGGTCAAGCTAAAGACAAAATAGTAGAGGATGGGAATGAACCAAAGGGAGATTTTTCCAGCTTCTATTGCTATATTCTCCTCTTGCCCAATCAGTATTAATATCGGTGTTGTAAAAATGAAGAGGGGAAGCAAGATGGTTGCAGTTACACCATCAATGATCCATGATCTCTGCAAGTAAACACCCATCATGTGGTAGTGTCCAGCTCCATATGCTTGCCCGCATAAGGTCTCAGTCGCACTTGACATGCCAATCTTCCATGAGAAAGGAAAAACTTAGGTaagtaaattattgaaataattgtCTTTACCTTGTATATATTTGGAAGATCACACAGGTGGCAAGACATGTAAAATAGGAAGGAGACATCGATTCATTCCTCAATTCCATGGCTACAAAGGGGCTaatacctctctctctctctgatatTTTCAAGTTAGTGAATGCTAATCTTGGTGTGGCTCCAAATTGTTTCTTATGCTGATCTTATGCGAATGAGCACAATATGTTAAGAGGATACGTACCAATATGCCATTCACAAACCGTACCAAAATGCTCTGCTGTAGGCCAAACGCTGCAAGATCCAATTCGCTAATGTGCCCCATGAATAACTGTGTCACCACAATCATCCCAAATGAAGTCACTCGTGCTATTATTCCAGGAAATGCAATCCTCCATAGCTTCTTGGATTCATTCCAAACCCTCTTCTTCAGGTCCTCCCTGTCAAAATCTTCCAGCAAAAGAAGCCTCTCTTCCGTTGAATTATCCATGAATCTGTAAGAAGGAATGCTAAACttgttgatttttcaagttttctttgttgaataTAAACTTGACATTGAACACCTTTGTGATATGCATGTACAATTGAGATGTGAACATATATTCATCAAGACCACGTGAATCTTTCATTTCAAGTGGATTTCCCCAAGATTCATGCAATACTGATTGTAATAAACAGGAGCATGCCTTTTCAATCAGAAAATTTTACTATCAGAAGCATGAATCAAGCTAGTCGTCACAAGTTTCTATCCCACATTGCTTGCCTCAAGCGAAGCTCATATTTGTAGAGTATGTACTGGAATGTTGAGTAGTCTATTTTTAACTCCCCAAGGTCTTACCACCTTTAGAGTTTTTTAACCATGGCTCCATGTAGTTAAGAAACCAGCATTGAAGTCATTATGAGTTGCCTTTCAGGTACCAACTAGATTATGTTGCCATGAAAAGGGATATGTgtgataaataaatcaactcaaattttcaattgtggtgaatcaatatttattaatgGCTAATGGGGCAACATGTACATGTGcgtgaaaaatttaaaagaataagtcaagaaaagaataaaaaaaaatattgaaagaataaggaccaaaattagataaaaaaactaaataaaattaaatattgagggacaaaatttaaaaaaaaaaggtcaagaaaagaataagagtatagcaatcaaaagaaagaagacaaaaaataaattaaacaaacaaatgcaataaaattaaaatggatgaaattgcaaaaaaaaatagttaagaaaAGTATAAAGCATAGAAATAGAGCAATTAAAAGTAGAGAGACCAAAtcggataaaaaaatcaaattaaaaaatacccaaagatgaaattgaaaaaaattcaaacttcaaaaagcatcaaaagccaaataaacaataattaaaatgaggaccaaaatagatttaaaaacttaaattaccGAGCCTTCcctaacaaaacctaaaaataacaacaaaatcaatcgaaaaaaccaaaacaatctCGCAAATagcctttgttttttcaaattgcaAGGTTAATTCttcattttactatttaaaaaaaggaaaagatggAGATGTCCCTCtatacatgtatatttttttttctctttcaatgaCATGATTGTAActcaactatttatttttttaaaataacacaagAGCCCctcacctaaatatttttttttttttttgcttatgaaggtaaaataatcattacacggtaacaaaaattaatggagaaaaaaaaacaacacaccacTCCCAATACCATGGTGAAAGCAAGACTTTAGCCACCACATGGTTCCTTAGACGCCACTCGAATAGGATGACGATTATGTACGTATCAAcaactttttctttaataatattcaaaaacttaaaattatcaAACTGCTCATGACAAAACCTAAAACTAACAATAAAACCagttgaaaaaaaccaaaataccttcgcaaatagttttttttttcttaaattgcaAGGTTAActcctgaaaaataaaatactaaaaaataaaattatttttatttttatttatatactaTTATAAACCTCTGAATCTCCCTGACAATATTGACTGCTCTTCCAATTGTAACTTGTAAACTAAAGTACACCCAGATTTGCTCCGGGACAATAGAGGACAATCACCTTAATACAAAGGTAAATCTGGTTCTCAAACTAAGAAAATAGTCTCAACAGTGTTCTCTTCTCCTTTCCTATTCTACATGCCTGGTTCATCACTAACATGAGAATATTAGCTAgcctttttcttcttgttttggtAGGAAACAGATGCGCTGCCATTTTTGAATTGTCAGCTTGCTTGGGTgagctcttgatttttttttatttttttttgttgactatTAATCTCTTCTACGACGTGATAGAGACTTGtgttatagtttttaaactttGTCCAGTTCAACATCTGGGTTTTGAGATTTAATTGGATCATCGTGTTTTGACTAGGTCATTcgattaaattttttgttaaattaaaacgatattgttttaataaaaaaaaaattaataggttgcaatcaaatttaattttaactatgTTATTGGATTAACCCGCCAGGTCAGTTGTGTtacattagatttttattttatttttttaaaatctattccagtttcaatctcaaataaatcTGATTCTAGATTAACCTATCAAGACAAGtctggttttaaaaatatacatgccTGGTTGGGTTGAGAGTcgataaatgaaaaatgaaaacctATGGAAAGAATAGTAGTTCTGTAGTTGTGTGTGGCTGACTGGTAGTTGCCaccttttttgtatttttgagacTGGTAGTTGCATGCAGAGAATTATATAATTGCAGCCAGTAGAAGGACAAGGAGGGAAAAAACACACCACTTGCCACTGGGATCTCAAATTCCGAATTTGTGGATGACTCGAGTAACAAACTAGACTAGTTCACATGCTAAGAACTTGTTAAatctaactaaaataaaataaaacattcttgacgaagaaatttgataataaaacaaagggaacaaaacaaaataattaatgggCTTCGAAGGAGattattttgaatgaaaaaaataaaaatatccaagAACATCTAGATTTGTCTAATGAACTTCCATTATATATCAAGATGTCTGTCATGATACAAACcattgcaaataaaaataaaaacccaacaGGCTTGTGTGCGCATGTTTACAGAGGGATTTATGCTCTATTACTCGCCAGGAATGTGAACTATAGGGTTCATTTGTTCTACCAAGTTTTGTATTATAGGCGCTAATTTGACCAAGATGTGAAACTTGAGGGGCCATGAAATCTAATTTACCCTCAAAAAATCACACCGATGAAGAAGAATGAAGCACGCAGGACACCATTAATTATCACTACTCGTTTACTTGCACTATAGAAGGACCCCATTTGCATGAATGAGATGaaataatcaaggaaaaaaGCAGAAATCACGCAGAGCAACATTATCACTACTGGTTTATGCGcactataattaaaaagagCATATTTGTATTAATGAGATGGGATAATTAAGGAAAAGCAGAACAAGAACATGAAATgttaaccaaataaaaacaggaaagggaaagaaagcATATACTCTTTACAATTTGCATGCGTACCTGTTAGGTACCCTTAAGACTGAGACAGGTTGAAGCTCACTGCGCTTCAGCCTTGGATTATTGTCGAC
Coding sequences within it:
- the LOC133669158 gene encoding protein DETOXIFICATION 24-like, with protein sequence MDNSTEERLLLLEDFDREDLKKRVWNESKKLWRIAFPGIIARVTSFGMIVVTQLFMGHISELDLAAFGLQQSILVRFVNGILIGMSSATETLCGQAYGAGHYHMMGVYLQRSWIIDGVTATILLPLFIFTTPILILIGQEENIAIEAGKISLWFIPILYYFVFSLTIQMYLQAQQKNKIVGWFSASSFLLHVLLSWLFVIKLGFGLAGAMSSFIISSWLLVIGEFVYIFGGWCPNTWKGFTKAAFADMLPLIKLSISSGVMICLELWYSSILVVLAGYMKNATIAISAFSICLNINGWEFMVCLGFLGSSCVRISNELGMGNAKAAKFSIKVALGTSIIIGIIFWVLCMVFSREISYMFTSSEEIAESVSRLHVLLAFSMLLNSIYPVLTGVAVGAGVQSMVAYVNLGSYYAIGLPIGILLGYVAHLQVTGLWIGLLSGVVVQTLVLSYLTWKIDWNEQVNKASERLGRFFIETTKGSDESSNLS